DNA sequence from the Nicotiana tomentosiformis chromosome 3, ASM39032v3, whole genome shotgun sequence genome:
AAAATCGTCAGTCAAAGAATTCTTCACACACGAGTGTGTGAAAGAAGACAATTAAGAAAGATTtcatattaatatatatattatctATAACAGACAGTACGTTTGCCTAATCTTTCTTTGCTGAAATGGTGCGGTTGGCATGTAGGTTTAGTTGCAAACGTCTCTAACCCACTTACCTTCTGCTATATATGTATCATGTATACTGTTTGCTCAGCAATAAACGAAAATGGCTATGACAATATACACTCCTCCAATGGCAGAAAACAACCCTTCTGGGAATTCCGCCACTAAGAGAGAGAGACAACAAATTTCCATTCCATTTATCTGGGAAGAAAGACCAGGAATACCAATAAAGGATTGGAAACCAACGCCTACGGCTACTACTAGTAGGTTTACATTTACGCCCCCAGTTAAGCTCATCGCCTCTGTCCCCTTTGAATGGGAAGAAAAGCCAGGAACACCACTTCCTTTCTTCTCCCATACATCTCCACAAGAAAATATCATTGGCTACCCTTCAACTGTTCGAGATTTGCAAGAAAGTGGGGACAACTTCTGGGCTGGCATAGGCGATTACATCAATCAGCATGGTTATCATGAAGAAAATGAGATATCAGAATCAGAAGTTGAGGCATCTGATTCTGAATCAACATATGAATCCTTCAGCTCAGCCCCTTCCCTCCTAGCTAATGGCCTCATACCAACTGTGGACATTTCAGGAGCTATTCCTGTGGAGCAAACTTCTCCGACAGCAGACATACACGACAGCCAGCTGAAGAGTCCTCTTTCACCAACTTCTGAAACCGGCAGCAGCGCTCTCAGTTATGCAACCGGAACTACAAGTCTAGTTGGGCCTGCTTTGCTGGAAAAGCTCTTTCCTCTGTTATCACCTAATTCAAGCTTTCTTCAAAACAGCAGTTACCTTGAAAAAGGAGGTTCGCATGATCCTCCAAAAGCACTAAACAACAATTTAGATCGCGTCAACAACTGCAGCATCAAAATAAGGCATCCACTAA
Encoded proteins:
- the LOC104102164 gene encoding uncharacterized protein, which encodes MAMTIYTPPMAENNPSGNSATKRERQQISIPFIWEERPGIPIKDWKPTPTATTSRFTFTPPVKLIASVPFEWEEKPGTPLPFFSHTSPQENIIGYPSTVRDLQESGDNFWAGIGDYINQHGYHEENEISESEVEASDSESTYESFSSAPSLLANGLIPTVDISGAIPVEQTSPTADIHDSQLKSPLSPTSETGSSALSYATGTTSLVGPALLEKLFPLLSPNSSFLQNSSYLEKGGSHDPPKALNNNLDRVNNCSIKIRHPLTLGELIMMSRRRSYQRKTVQMQKQSISKELMDDNAFGCCIFGIGNSIGELHNKWKRQFQLKLI